A DNA window from Argopecten irradians isolate NY chromosome 10, Ai_NY, whole genome shotgun sequence contains the following coding sequences:
- the LOC138332851 gene encoding serine/threonine-protein phosphatase 6 catalytic subunit-like isoform X2 produces MPFHRTHLQLPGQGQFAIWWTISDKCQTKYGNANAWRYCCKVFDLLTVSAIIDECILCVHGGLSPDIKTIDQIRTIERNQEIPHKGAFCDLVWSDPEDVETWAISPRGAGWLFGSKSPMNLYTLTT; encoded by the exons atgccatttcatcgaactcacctgcaATTACCTGGCCAGGGGCAATTTGCTATTTGGTGGACTATATCAG ATAAAtgtcaaaccaaatatggaaaTGCCAATGCGTGGCGGTACTGTTGTAAAGTGTTTGATTTGTTGACAGTATCAGCT ATTATAGACGAGTGTATCTTGTGTGTTCACGGCGGTCTGTCCCCAGACATCAAGACCATTGACCAGATCCGAACTATAGAGAGAAACCAGGAAATCCCTCACAAAGGAGCCTTCTGTG ATCTGGTTTGGTCCGACCCGGAGGATGTGGAAACTTGGGCAATCAGTCCCCGGGGAGCTGGTTGGCTGTTTGGATCAAAGTCACCAATGAA TTTGTACACATTAACAACCTGA